Proteins encoded within one genomic window of Deinococcus sedimenti:
- a CDS encoding HRDC domain-containing protein yields MTDPVTSVRPDARLVRLHAGRGDPHARLAGALADLEGAAWGLLLRDETALARQLAASLGAGTLRVDARVRVNREALAAAGLAAASADADWRGARAVWLLEPTPAELDRARRAGVPVIVDATLAPGGTWLAQGARLVAYRDSVTLTGHGDAPLSALFGTGAAPAPLAAAPSDLSVALALRDVATLPLRLARAARTTTQLAEQLGGAAQPAGPTALLLAPDAAADTEAPLGGVLTAARSVPGGVLITPGLEDTRAALTLLRGEADTQGPADPDTTTQAEATDEEGRGDPRTEGRPEFRERRESRDRFERRERGGRRDDRRDDRRDRGGRDRFERRDFRPPVPAQRGEQPDAPSTPSQPDVPERFTFEPPAAAAPVSTPTPVAAPAPAPSPQAEPEETWEPEIVFSDSPVQGAGPLPTPVSSGPNAPNLPQVPDVRHQAVEEQAQPTEEQAAEERPDAADAQPEPEPTPEPAPVILPPDLPGGKEDPAANLTDGQLAIYARLREWRNAEAKRQEISRFIIASNATLAEIARRVPYTLDDLREVKGMGQARLGKYGDRILEVVRG; encoded by the coding sequence ATGACTGATCCCGTGACTTCCGTTCGTCCTGACGCCCGGCTCGTGCGCCTGCACGCCGGGCGGGGCGATCCGCACGCCCGCCTTGCCGGGGCGCTCGCTGACCTCGAGGGCGCCGCGTGGGGCCTGCTGCTGCGTGACGAGACGGCCCTGGCCCGCCAGCTGGCCGCTTCACTGGGCGCCGGAACGCTGCGCGTGGACGCCCGAGTCCGCGTGAACCGCGAGGCGCTGGCCGCCGCCGGACTGGCCGCCGCGAGCGCCGACGCCGACTGGCGCGGCGCGCGCGCCGTGTGGCTGCTGGAACCCACCCCGGCCGAACTGGACCGCGCCCGCCGCGCCGGGGTGCCCGTGATCGTGGACGCCACCCTGGCCCCCGGCGGGACGTGGCTCGCGCAGGGCGCGCGGCTCGTCGCGTACCGCGACAGCGTGACCCTGACCGGGCACGGCGACGCCCCCCTGAGCGCCCTGTTCGGCACGGGCGCCGCCCCCGCCCCGCTGGCCGCCGCGCCCAGTGACCTGAGCGTCGCGCTGGCCCTGCGGGACGTGGCGACCCTGCCGCTGCGGCTGGCGCGCGCGGCCCGCACGACCACGCAACTGGCGGAGCAGCTGGGCGGCGCGGCGCAGCCCGCCGGGCCAACCGCGCTGCTGCTCGCGCCGGACGCCGCGGCGGACACCGAAGCTCCGCTGGGCGGCGTGCTGACCGCCGCGCGCAGCGTGCCGGGCGGCGTCCTGATCACGCCCGGCCTGGAGGACACGCGCGCCGCCCTGACGCTCCTGCGCGGCGAGGCCGACACGCAGGGCCCCGCAGACCCGGACACCACGACACAGGCCGAAGCGACCGACGAGGAGGGCCGGGGCGACCCCCGCACCGAGGGCCGTCCGGAGTTCCGGGAACGCCGCGAGAGCCGCGACCGCTTCGAGCGCCGTGAACGCGGCGGGCGCCGCGACGACCGGCGGGACGACCGCCGCGACCGGGGCGGCCGCGACCGTTTCGAACGCCGCGACTTCCGCCCACCCGTGCCCGCCCAGCGGGGCGAGCAGCCCGACGCACCCAGCACCCCGTCCCAGCCGGACGTGCCCGAACGCTTCACCTTCGAGCCTCCCGCCGCTGCTGCCCCCGTGAGCACGCCCACCCCGGTCGCGGCACCCGCCCCGGCGCCCTCCCCCCAGGCGGAGCCGGAGGAGACCTGGGAGCCGGAGATCGTGTTCAGCGACTCGCCCGTGCAGGGGGCCGGTCCACTGCCCACCCCGGTCAGCAGCGGACCCAACGCCCCGAACCTCCCGCAGGTGCCGGACGTGCGCCATCAGGCCGTCGAGGAACAGGCCCAGCCCACCGAGGAGCAGGCCGCCGAGGAGCGCCCCGACGCCGCCGACGCCCAGCCCGAACCGGAACCCACCCCCGAACCCGCCCCGGTCATCCTGCCCCCGGACCTGCCCGGCGGGAAGGAGGACCCGGCCGCGAACCTCACCGACGGGCAGCTGGCCATCTACGCCCGCCTGCGCGAGTGGCGCAACGCCGAGGCGAAACGCCAGGAGATCAGCCGCTTCATCATCGCCAGCAACGCCACCCTGGCCGAGATCGCCCGCCGCGTCCCGTACACCCTGGACGACCTGCGCGAGGTCAAGGGCATGGGACAGGCCCGCCTGGGCAAGTACGGCGACCGGATACTGGAGGTCGTGCGCGGCTGA